The following coding sequences are from one Melospiza melodia melodia isolate bMelMel2 chromosome 2, bMelMel2.pri, whole genome shotgun sequence window:
- the DONSON gene encoding LOW QUALITY PROTEIN: protein downstream neighbor of Son (The sequence of the model RefSeq protein was modified relative to this genomic sequence to represent the inferred CDS: inserted 3 bases in 2 codons), with translation MIVACLKFSLPNSLKHSFLSPKQAEPRVVRVPSHTPGPAVWRCCRSRSQPLGPLSGCICQGTDTISAPSVLCSXCLCGPCGRSGAGGSRAPLRAPEGGGNGGAAPSAPPRGGAGALWRQDRSAAXSGSRSAMAAPAEPGHSPGFKKPPALLRLKRKRPVRRSDSDGAAEAAAAPAPRGSGAARRRNPFSSLDNAPRRAAATPQPPAATPAGGDPSAVPFWQFLEPACEEKPPGRAEPAESSDILALSQDLHSPLAVPKAPSSPRQEFPADWSIKTRVLFVSSQPFTWAEHLKGQEEAQGVAQHCRAAGPSLPRSVQEPRLCSELRCAFQQSLLYWLHPSLPWLPLFPRLGADRSMAGKACPWAQDEALQQVLMSDWSVSFTSLYQLLRARLCPYFYVCSAQFSVLFRAAGLAGSAEPTAAIAPTTRGLRHAMRAEGIEFSLPLLEESGARKQKSSEESLETETAEGVRAGSSVEDVGEPAPSDDDDDGSFSWLEEMGVQDKVKKPDTISIQLRREKHEVQVDHRPESLVLVRGSHTFRLLNFLISCRSLVAVAGPQAGLPPTLLSPVAFRGGTLHTLKARTVSGRARVPGGFEDVFSLEVLGPVLPHALHALTLLLGPAQRGSFRALLSPHEPSAAFNARPGPPQEDEQQELPACGLHPSTLAQLRQCPTLGKSSLRLLEMKDYSYTWKA, from the exons ATGATTGTGGCCTGTCTGAAA TTTTCTCTCCCAAATAGCCTCAAACACTCGTTTCTTTCTCCCAAACAGGCTGAACCCCGCGTGGTTCGTGTCCCATCGCACACCCCCGGCCCCG CCGTGTGGCGATGCTGCCGCAGCCgatcccagcccctggggccgctGTCCGGGTGCATTTGTCAGGGCACGGACACAATTTCAGCGCCGTCTGTCTTGTGTTC GTGTTTGTGTGGCCCGTGCGGGCGGAGCGGGGCTGGCGGGAGCCGCGCTCCCCTCagagcccctgagggcggtgGCAATGGCGGCGCCGCTCCCTCAGCACCGCCCCGGGGCGGAGCGGGCGCTCTTTGGCGCCAAGACCGGAGCGCGG CCTCCGGGTCCCGCTCGGCCATGGCTGCCCCTGCCGAGCCCGGGCACTCGCCCGGCTTCAAGAAGCCTCCGGCCCTGCTGCGGCTGAAGCGCAAACGCCCTGTGCGGAGGAGCGACTCCGACGGAGCCGCGGAAGctgccgccgccccggccccgcggggctctggggccgccCGCCGCCGCAACCCCTTCTCCAGCCTGGACAACGCTCCGCGGCGGGCAGCGGCCACCCCTCAGCCTCCGGCAGCGACCCCCGCGGGCGGGGATCCATCGGCAGTGCCCTTCTGGCAG TTTTTAGAGCCGGCCTGTGAGGAGAAGCCCCCCGGGAGAGCGGAGCCTGCTGAAAGTTCCGACATCCTCGCCCTAAGCCAG GACCTTCATTCCCCTCTCGCCGTACCCAAAGCTCCCTCCTCGCCACGCCAGGAATTCCCCGCAGACTGGAGCATTAAAACCCGGGTTCTCTTCGTGTCCTCGCAGCCCTTCACGTGGGCAGAACACCTGAAGGGCCAGGAGGAGGCGCAGGGGGTGGCTCAGCACTGCCGGGCTGCGGGACCCTCGCTGCCCCGGAGCGTGCAG GAGCCGCGGCTGTGCTCGGAGCTGCGCTGTGCCTTCCAGCAGAGCCTGCTCTACTGGCTGCACCCCTCGCTGCCCTGGCTGCCGCTCTTCCCCCGCCTCGGGGCGGACAGGAGCATGGCTGGGAAGgcctgtccctgggcacaggaCGAGGCCCTGCAGCAGGTGCTCATGAGTGACTG GTCGGTGAGCTTCACCTCTCTGTACCAGCTGCTGCGGGCGCGCCTCTGCCCCTATTTCTACGTGTGCTCGGCGCAGTTCTCGGTGCTGTTCCGCGCCGCGGGGCTGGCGGGCAGCGCCGAGCCCACGGCCGCCATCGCGCCCACCACGCGCGGCCTGCGCCACGCCATGCGCGCCGAGG GCATAGAGTTCTCCTTGCCTCTGCTGGAGGAAAGTggagccaggaaacagaaaagctCTGAGGAGAGTCTGGAGACAGAGACAGCTGAGGGCGTCAGAGCGGGCAGCAGTGTGGAGGATGTGGG GGAACCAGCTCCCagcgatgatgatgatgatggaagCTTCTCTTGGCTTGAGGAGATGGGAGTCCAAGACAAGGTGAAGAAACCAGACACTATTTCTATCCAACT GCGCAGGGAGAAGCACGAGGTGCAGGTGGATCACAGGCCCGAGTCGCTGGTGCTGGTGAGGGGCAGCCACACCTTCAGGCTGCTCAATTTCCTCATCAGCTGCCGCAGCCTGGTGGCCGTGGCGGGGCCGCAGGCGGGGCTGCCCCCGACGCTGCTGTCCCCGGTGGCCTTCCGGGGCGGGACCCTGCACACGCTCAAG GCCCGCACCGTCAGCGGCCGTGCCCGGGTGCCCGGGGGCTTTGAGGACGTGTTcagcctggaggtgctggggCCCGTCCTGCCGCACGCCCTGCACGCCCTGAcgctgctgctgggccctgcTCAGCGCGGCTCCTTCCGCGCCCTGCTCAGCCCCCACGAGCCCAGCGCCGCCTTCAACGCCCGCCCGGGGCCGCCCCAG GAGgacgagcagcaggagctgccggcCTGCGGGCTGCACCCCAGCACTCTGGCTCAGCTGAGGCAGTGTCCCACGCTGGGGAAATCCTCCCTCCGCCTGCTGGAGATGAAGGATTACAGCTACACCTGGAAGGCCTAG